The Candidatus Bathyarchaeota archaeon genomic sequence GTATGGAATAGTGGAACTTGATAAGAATAGACGCGTCCAACGGTTTCTAGAGAAGCCCACGCCTGAAAAGTGTTTCAGCAACCTAGTCAGCACGGGCTTATACGTACTTGAACCTGAAGTTTTAGATTACGTCCCCCTTGGAAGAGAGTACGATTTTGCCAAAGACCTATTTCCACGCCTTCTTAGAGATAACGTTCCAATCTATGGTTATGTAACGGATGCTTTTTGGGTTGACATCGGCAATCCGGACGGCTATATGGAAGGCACCAGATATATCCTCAGCAAACTTACCAATAACATTTCAGAAACAGCTGAGATAAAAAATGTCAGTATTATCGGAAACGCGTGGATAGAGGAGAACGTTAAAATCGGCGCTGGAACGAGAATTATAGGTCCTGCATATATTGAGAGAAATACAGTAGTTAAAAATGAAGCCTTCATCGGTCCTGGTACAGTCATTAAGGAAAAAACCAGTATTGGGGCTAAAGCTCGGCTCTACGGGGCAGTTATCTATGAACAAACCATCATCGACGAAAAGGCTATTCTCGGAAAGTGTATTGTAGCAGAAAACTGCCGAATCGGAAAAGAAGCTATTATCGATGACTATGCCATTATCGGTGCAAACTGCAAAATTGGAGATAAAACACATATCTACGAAAGAAGTAAAATTTGGCCGAAAATAGTAATAAATCCTGGTGCTACAATAGCGGGAATTATTGAGGGAGTGACTAATACATGAAACATCGTCTTATGGAGCTTCTCGCATGCCCAATGTGTAAACACCATCCGCTTGAACTTTACATCTTCGATGAGAAGGAAGAAATAGTTGAGGGGTTAATTGTCTGCCCAGCCTGCAATAGGTTCTACCCCATCATAGAAGAAATTCCACATATGCTACCCGATGAATTAAGAGAAGCAAATGAAGATCTTGCGTTCTTAAAGAAGTGGAAGGAAAAAGTTCCGGAAAAAATCCTTAAAGAAGGTAAACCATTCAACCTTGGCACAAGTTAAGAAATATCCGAACGACCCCTTTATCCTAAAATTTTTACTTGTTTAGCGTTAATGTTGCCCTGATGGCGTTTGCTAACTTGGCAACACATAACCGGTAATGCAAAGCGATTTGCTACACAAAAAAGGATTTTGCTATTATTAGTCAGCGGAGCGTTTTTCGCTCGCCTATGGTTTGTTCCAGCTTGGTACAGTCCAATCGAAATAAGGAACTGGGGAAAAATTGGCTACGCGGTTGCAAGTGGGCACCTCGCAGACTTTTATCATCTTGTCCCGCAATATCGCTATCCTCCGGTCTGGGGCTATTTACTCGGTTTAGCTTACCAATTAGACGCACTTATTGATACCTCAGGAAGGATTTCTCCCTTCGATGCAACATTCCTGTTATTTGCAAAACTTCCAATTATCTTAGCTGACCTAGTAGCAGGATTAATTATTTATAAATTGATTAAAAATGTAAAGAACAACCAAAGGCAAGCCCTTTTCATAAGTGGTCTTTACCTTTTTAATCCATGGCTTATTTTTGTAACTGGAAAATGGGGACATTTTGACGGCATCTGCGCCTTCTTCCTAATAGCGGCCGTATACCTACTTGCTCAAAAGAGGAGGGGGGCGAGCGCGATTGCAACCGGATTAGCTATGTCGACAAAACAGTTTGCATACCCATTTGGATTGGTCCTATCATTATTGTTATTGCGAAAACAGGGGTGGAGAAAGGGGGCAATGTTTTTCGTTANNNNNNNNNNCGTTATCTCCTATGGTGTTTTAGCTCTGTTCTCAATGCCTTTTCTAATCTTCGACAGGGAAGCCTACCTAGATGCCTTAATTTATACTCTGCCCGATGATGATTCGCTTCGCACACGTGCTGGAATTTGGGCAGTTTTTAATGCTTTGGAAAGATTCGTACCCGGAGCAGGCGTTTCCGGTCCACTCCCATTCTATATTTTTTATGGATTATTTTTAGCAATCATCACCCTATTCACCTTTCTCAAACTTGAGATAGCTCCGCCAACAATTAACGACGTAGCCCTAACCCTCTCCCTGACGTTCTTAACGTTCTCCCCGCAAATTCATACGAACTATTTTGTTCTCTGCATTCCGTTTATCTGCACAGGGATTGGTTTAAATCATCATAAAATATGGTACACCATTACGTTTTTGCCGTTCCTATGCACTTGGATTTACGCCACCTTTCCCTTCGAGGATCCTACCCGTTTCATATGGCTTCTCATTGTCACCGTTGTCTTCATTGGCACCTTACTTGGAATGATTGCCGCGTTACTCTCAGTCATTCGCCACCGATAGCTCTTATTGGAGGCCATTGAACCTTAAGCCTAGACAATATTAGCGCGATTGCAACTGCTGTAAAAAATAGCCGAAGAACGATTATTATATAGAAGTAGGGTGGGTTTAAGACGTTGTGTAGATTCCAGAAAACTGGGTATTCAAGATAAACTGCAGTGTGAATCCCTGCATAGGTTAGCCAGTCTAATTTTTTGTTTACCCAAAGAAGGAGGAGTGGACTAAACCAAACAACATACTGCGGTGAGAAGAATTTCACAAAAAACACGAAGACCAATAGTATATACGCTGAACACCCAATGAGTTCTCTTCTCTCTTTACAGGATAGGAAGAGGACCAGAATACAACCAATGGCTTGAAGAATGAGAGATTCTGTTGAGTAGATCGTATACTGACTTGGCATGAAGTATTCTGATGGCAATCCCTTCATTATGACTAAACCAACAAGCGTCCACAAACTTTCATAAAACCATCCCTTCTCTAGATGTCGCCCAAAAGACCTTAGAAAAGTTTCAGGCCCTAAGATCAAAAAGGGAAGTGAAATCAAGCTGCAAAAAGCAGCCATGGTTAAAAAGCTATAAACAACTCGTTTTGTAGGAAGATTATTTTGAAGCATGTAACAAATAAACGGAATACCGAGAAGCCCCGGAAACCATTTGAACATAGTTCCAATTCCTAGAAAGAGAAAAGCGAGCGAATATCGTTTCCTGAGAAAAAGGTATAGCGCTGCCACCGAGAAGAAAGCTGGAATACAATCAAATCGGGCAACCCAAGTGTAAAGCACCATGGGGGAAAGATTGTAGACAACAGCTGGAACCATTGCTTTCTCTTTCCCAATAACTTGACTTGCTAACTTGTAGATTATAAGTGAAGTGAGCAATTCTAATGGTAGTTGTACCAATGCGAGAAGAAGTACAAAGGAGACCATTCCCTCGCAGAGCATATGGATTAGCAGAAAAAGGTATCCGGCTAATTGTGGATACCCATATGGTAGATTAACGTAAGCGATTTTCCCCCAGTTAATGACGTGGGAAGCAAAAAGATAGTACCTCCCTATATCGGTTAAATCGAATGAAGAGAGACTAATAGAATCAATTCGAATTAGTCTAGTTCCTATTGAAAGCTCGTAAAACGCCACACCAAGCCAGAGTAACCGTATAGCAAGGAATACCGCTATAATCTGACTCACTGATCGCGTAAGACCGAGTCGATGACTGGTTGCCGCCAACAAGGAAAAACCACTTAAAAATCTAAAGAGTTCTTCAAGTTAATTATTCTTCTTTAAGGATGAAGTTGAATAATCATTTTTCAGCGAGAATAACGTAGCGACTAAAGCCAGGATTGTAAAGATCAGTCGTGCCATAACTGCAATGTAAAAGTATGGTGGGGTAAGAGAGTACCGAAGCCCCCAGAAAATGGGGTATTCTAGGTAGGTTGACCCATGCATTCCACCATAGATTCCCCAGTCCACGTTACGTCGCGTCCGCATCAATAGGAAGGGACTGACCCAAGCTATAAATTGAGGGGAGAAAAATTTGACCAAGAAGACAAATGCGATGAGAACATAAGCACTACACTTGATGAGTTGCCGATTTGTTTTACAAGGGAGAAGGAAAACCATTAGGCATGCGATTATCTGTAGAGCCAATGATATTGTTGAAAGCGGCTCATAGGGAGCACGTTCATGAGGCAGGGTACCATAAACAGCCATAGCAACGAATGTCCATAAGCTTTCGAAGTTCCACCTCCTTCCCAGGTGATAGATATAGGAAGCAAGAAAAGCAGATGGACTTGAGGCAAAAAACGGGACAGTTGTGACTGCGATAAATCCAAGCATCGCAAAGGAAGATTTAGTGATCCCAGCTAGGCTAATTCCCCTTTTCTTCAAGCTGATCAAGAATGGTAAGAATAGTAGAACTGGAAACCATTTGAACATAGTTCCAATTCCCAACGCCAAGAAGGCAAGAGAATATCGCCCTTTCAGAAAGACATAGAGTGCGAGCACTGTGAAAAAAATTGGAATGCAATCAAATCGAGATACCCAAGTATAGAGTACAATTGGGGATAGGTTATAAGCGATACTAATAAGGAATGCACTCCTTCCCCCGATTAAATCGCGGACAATTTTGAAGAGAAGAAGAGAAGTTGCTACTTCCAAAGGAAATTGAAGGATTCCAAATGAAATAACATAAACTAATTGCCTCAGCTGATCTGACGGAACTAAGAAATATAATAGTAGGAAGAGATAGGCCGCTAGTTGAGGATAATCTAATGGAACATCAAGGTAAGGAATCT encodes the following:
- a CDS encoding NDP-sugar synthase encodes the protein MIKAVILAGGLGTRLRPLTYTRLKPMLPVVQKPILHHLISSLAAQGFNEIIVTTNRKDQRVQEHFGDGTQYNTHLTYAYEEYPLGTAGAVKNVQNQLDESFAIIQGDNITEISFVEQMKFHKLKGGKATIAVKEVDTPWLYGIVELDKNRRVQRFLEKPTPEKCFSNLVSTGLYVLEPEVLDYVPLGREYDFAKDLFPRLLRDNVPIYGYVTDAFWVDIGNPDGYMEGTRYILSKLTNNISETAEIKNVSIIGNAWIEENVKIGAGTRIIGPAYIERNTVVKNEAFIGPGTVIKEKTSIGAKARLYGAVIYEQTIIDEKAILGKCIVAENCRIGKEAIIDDYAIIGANCKIGDKTHIYERSKIWPKIVINPGATIAGIIEGVTNT
- a CDS encoding Trm112 family protein, which gives rise to MKHRLMELLACPMCKHHPLELYIFDEKEEIVEGLIVCPACNRFYPIIEEIPHMLPDELREANEDLAFLKKWKEKVPEKILKEGKPFNLGTS
- a CDS encoding DUF2079 domain-containing protein encodes the protein MLLLVSGAFFARLWFVPAWYSPIEIRNWGKIGYAVASGHLADFYHLVPQYRYPPVWGYLLGLAYQLDALIDTSGRISPFDATFLLFAKLPIILADLVAGLIIYKLIKNVKNNQRQALFISGLYLFNPWLIFVTGKWGHFDGICAFFLIAAVYLLAQKRRGASAIATGLAMSTKQFAYPFGLVLSLLLLRKQGWRKGAMFFV
- a CDS encoding DUF2029 domain-containing protein; this translates as MAATSHRLGLTRSVSQIIAVFLAIRLLWLGVAFYELSIGTRLIRIDSISLSSFDLTDIGRYYLFASHVINWGKIAYVNLPYGYPQLAGYLFLLIHMLCEGMVSFVLLLALVQLPLELLTSLIIYKLASQVIGKEKAMVPAVVYNLSPMVLYTWVARFDCIPAFFSVAALYLFLRKRYSLAFLFLGIGTMFKWFPGLLGIPFICYMLQNNLPTKRVVYSFLTMAAFCSLISLPFLILGPETFLRSFGRHLEKGWFYESLWTLVGLVIMKGLPSEYFMPSQYTIYSTESLILQAIGCILVLFLSCKERRELIGCSAYILLVFVFFVKFFSPQYVVWFSPLLLLWVNKKLDWLTYAGIHTAVYLEYPVFWNLHNVLNPPYFYIIIVLRLFFTAVAIALILSRLKVQWPPIRAIGGE